One window of Camelina sativa cultivar DH55 chromosome 4, Cs, whole genome shotgun sequence genomic DNA carries:
- the LOC104781718 gene encoding dirigent protein 21-like, which yields MASLLLSLFSAFLLAATITESKAFSTTVKKPYPGHNLEKLTHLHFYLHDIVTGNKPTSVVVTTGPTTNSSATAFGMVAIVDDILTVGPEITSGEVGRAQGMFASTDQNKFSLLMVFNFVFTTGKFSGSTISLYGRNPIMSKVREMPIIGGTGAFRFGKGYAQAKTFTFNITSANAVVEYNVYIWH from the coding sequence ATGGCtagccttcttctttctctgttctcaGCTTTTCTTCTGGCCGCCACCATAACAGAATCCAAAGCTTTCTCAACAACAGTGAAGAAACCATATCCAGGACATAACCTAGAGAAGCTAACCCACCTCCACTTCTACTTACACGATATTGTCACCGGAAACAAACCAACCTCCGTCGTGGTCACTACAGGTCCCACCACAAACTCCTCGGCAACCGCTTTTGGTATGGTTGCAATTGTTGACGACATATTGACGGTGGGACCTGAAATAACCTCGGGGGAAGTAGGGAGAGCGCAAGGAATGTTTGCATCGACCGACCAGAACAAGTTCAGTCTGCTTATGgtatttaactttgttttcACGACGGGTAAATTTTCCGGCAGTACCATCTCATTGTATGGCCGGAATCCGATAATGTCGAAGGTGAGAGAGATGCCGATCATCGGAGGTACGGGAGCTTTCAGGTTCGGAAAAGGATATGCACAGGCCAAGACTTTTACCTTCAATATTACGAGCGCGAATGCTGTGGTCGAGTATAATGTCTATATATGGCATTAA
- the LOC104781719 gene encoding dirigent protein 21-like — MASLLLSLFSTLLLAATITECEAYSKTVKAPYPGPKPEKLTHLHFYFHVIDSGNKPTDVLVATGPTTNSSATNFGLVAIDDDPLTMGPDITSDEIGRAQGMYASTDQNKFGLLMAFNFVFTKGEFSGSTISMYGRNAILSKVREMPIIGGTGAFRFGRGYAQAKTFVYNTTSGNAVVVYNVYVWH; from the coding sequence ATGGCtagccttcttctttctctgttctcaACTCTTCTTCTGGCAGCCACCATTACAGAATGCGAAGCTTACTCAAAAACAGTGAAGGCACCATATCCAGGACCTAAACCAGAGAAGCTAACTCACCTCCACTTCTACTTCCACGTCATTGACTCCGGAAACAAACCAACTGATGTGCTCGTCGCTACAGGTCCCACAACAAACTCCTCTGCAACCAACTTTGGTTTGGTTGCAATCGATGACGATCCATTGACGATGGGACCTGACATAACCTCAGATGAAATTGGGAGAGCTCAAGGGATGTATGCATCGACTGACCAGAACAAGTTTGGTTTGCTTATGGcttttaactttgttttcacAAAGGGTGAATTTTCCGGGAGCACCATCTCTATGTATGGCCGGAATGCGATCTTGTCGAAGGTGAGAGAGATGCCAATCATCGGAGGTACAGGAGCTTTCAGGTTCGGAAGAGGATATGCACAGGCCAAGACTTTTGTGTACAATACTACCAGCGGAAATGCTGTGGTCGTGTATAATGTCTATGTTTGGCATTAA